One window from the genome of Kluyveromyces marxianus DMKU3-1042 DNA, complete genome, chromosome 3 encodes:
- the MAK5 gene encoding ATP-dependent RNA helicase — MANKNTKNQKPRVKGDHNGRISKHHPKNITKKNGGKKSVQKKVEEKVVLNANQLQWKTVDIPDTMDDFGGFYGLEEIDGVDVKVVNGKVQFITKDTEKIKENATEVEERDDVVFEEEKEDENMGELIEFKNFDDIKEGELSAASGDEDEDDDMNMFEDEQQEEQKEEKKDQEEDGKSADGEETDELQTNVFTSNIEIDGEEPPVLPEWTDKMNLSNIVLKGLSDLSFTKPTEIQAKSIPVALEGNDVMGKASTGSGKTLAYGIPIIEQLIKDPTNDRLIGLIFTPTRELAHQVTDHLQKIWTTMNKQNKYTILSLTGGLSIQKQERILKYDGSARVIVATPGRFLELLEKNPNLIPRFAKLDTLVLDEADRLLQDGHFDEFEKILKLLSKAQKAKTNVQGKTKGTGWQTLIFSATFSLELFTKLDKTSWKNLKSSGGEDNELEQVLQHLMKKINFRSKPVIIDTNPEHKVTSQVKESLVECLPMERDLYVYYFITMYPGTTLIFCNAIDSVKKLNAYLNLLHISSFQIHSSMAQKSRLRSLERFKEQSEKNSKINKPTVLIASDVAARGLDISGIKHVLHYHLPRSADVYIHRSGRTARGDSEGVSVMICSPQEAMGPLRKLRKVLSNKKSTNPKKTKWQNDVPMLPIEPDIVTQLRERSRIAAELADDEIATKSLHKDDNWLKKAAEEFEIDVDSEDEEKDQFLARNKNKKLNKQLDKNEAKALKYQLNEMLKTPIRKDLRKSYLTGGLTNLADSLIKNKGHNSIIGHEKVDALQTLKQKKRK, encoded by the coding sequence ATGGCGAATAAAAATACCAAGAACCAAAAGCCAAGAGTAAAAGGTGACCATAACGGCCGTATTTCCAAGCATCATCCTAAGAATATaaccaagaaaaatggtggaaagaaaagtgtACAGAAAAAGGTGGAAGAAAAGGTTGTTTTAAATGCAAATCAGCTTCAATGGAAGACTGTAGATATTCCAGATACGATGGATGACTTCGGGGGTTTTTACGGATTGGAGGAAATTGATGGAGTTGATGTTAAAGTTGTCAATGGTAAAGTGCAGTTTATCACCAAAGACACGGAGAAGATCAAGGAAAATGCAACTGAGGTCGAAGAGAGGGATGATGTGGTCtttgaagaggaaaaagaagatgagaatATGGGTGAATTAATTGAGTTCAAGAATTTCgatgatatcaaagaagGAGAACTAAGCGCAGCATCTGgagatgaagatgaagacgatgataTGAATATGtttgaagatgaacaaCAGGAGgagcaaaaagaagaaaagaaagatcaaGAGGAAGACGGCAAGTCTGCTGATGGTGAAGAAACGGATGAATTACAGACTAACGTATTTACTTCAAATATCGAAATCGATGGCGAGGAGCCTCCCGTACTTCCAGAGTGGACAGATAAAATGAATCTCTCTAACATTGTGCTTAAAGGATTGTCTGACTTGAGCTTTACCAAACCAACTGAAATTCAAGCTAAATCTATCCCTGTAGCATTAGAGGGTAATGATGTCATGGGTAAAGCCAGTACCGGTTCTGGTAAAACACTTGCCTATGGTATTCCAATCATAGAACAGCTTATTAAAGACCCAACTAATGATAGATTAATCGGTTTAATCTTCACTCCAACTAGGGAGTTGGCACATCAAGTCACTGATCATTTGCAAAAAATTTGGACCACTATGAATAAACAGAATAAGTATACCATTCTTTCCCTAACAGGCGGGTTATCTATCCAAAAGCAAGAACGTATTTTGAAATATGATGGCTCAGCCAGAGTAATAGTCGCTACTCCTGGACGGTTCCTAGAATTGCTAGAGAAAAATCCTAACTTAATTCCTAGATTCGCGAAACTTGATACATTGGTGTTAGATGAAGCCGATAGACTATTACAAGATGGTCATTTcgatgaatttgaaaagattcTAAAACTCTTAAGCAAAGCTCAAAAGGCTAAAACTAACGTTCAAGGTAAAACAAAGGGAACCGGATGGCAAACATTGATCTTCTCAGCCACTTTCTCTTTGGAACTCTTTACAAAGCTAGACAAGACATCGtggaagaacttgaaaTCATCTGGGGGTGAGGATAATGAGTTAGAACAAGTATTGCAACatttaatgaagaaaattaaCTTTAGATCAAAGCCGGTGATAATTGACACCAATCCAGAACATAAAGTTACATCTCAAGTAAAAGAATCGTTGGTTGAATGTTTGCCAATGGAACGTGACTTATATGTTTACTACTTCATTACAATGTACCCAGGTACTACGTTGATATTTTGTAACGCCATTGACAGTGTAAAAAAACTAAACGCTTATTTGAACTTATTGcatatctcttctttccaaattCATTCTTCTATGGCACAAAAGAGTCGTCTAAGAAGTCTCGAAAGGTTCAAAGAACAATCAGAGAAAAACAGTAAGATTAATAAACCTACCGTTTTGATTGCTAGTGATGTGGCAGCCAGAGGTTTGGATATTTCTGGAATTAAACACGTTCTACATTATCATTTGCCTCGTAGTGCTGATGTCTATATCCACAGGTCTGGTAGAACTGCCCGTGGTGATAGTGAAGGTGTCTCAGTTATGATATGTTCGCCACAAGAGGCCATGGGTCCACTTAGAAAGTTAAGAAAGGTCTTATCTAACAAGAAGAGCACAAATCCTAAAAAAACCAAATGGCAAAACGACGTACCAATGTTGCCTATTGAGCCAGATATTGTAACCCAACTTAGGGAAAGAAGCAGAATAGCAGCGGAACTTGCTGACGACGAAATAGCTACTAAGTCTCTACATAAAGATGATAACTGGTTGAAAAAGGCGGCtgaagaatttgaaattgatgttgattctgaagatgaagagaagGATCAATTTTTGgcaagaaataaaaacaagaagctaAACAAGCAATTGGACAAGAACGAAGCTAAAGCTTTAAAATACCAATTAAATGAGATGTTAAAAACACCAATCAGAAAAGACTTAAGGAAGAGCTACTTGACAGGTGGGCTGACCAACTTGGCTGACTCCTTAATCAAAAATAAGGGCCATAATTCAATCATTGGTCATGAGAAGGTAGATGCTTTACAGACTCTTAAGCAAAAAAAACGTAAATAA
- the SUP45 gene encoding translation termination factor eRF1, whose protein sequence is METDAEKNIEIWKVKKLIKSLEKARGNGTSMISLVIPPKGQISMIQKMLTDEYGTASNIKSRVNRLSVLSAITSTQQKLKLYTKIPPNGLVLYCGDMITEEGKEKKVTFDIEPYKPINTSLYLCDNKFHTEVLSELLEADDKFGFIVMDGQGALFGLLTGNTRTVLHKFTVDLPKKHGRGGQSAVRFARLREEKRHNYVRKVAEVAVQNFITNDKVNVKGLILAGSADFKTDLARSELFDQRLVAKIVKIVDISYGGENGFNQAIELSAEALANVKFIQEKKLITDYFDQISQDTGKYCYGIDDTLKALDLGAVETLIVFENLETIRYVFKDSEDKEVLKFVEPNTEDKSYSLDKTTGAEMDLVSEQPLIEWLAENYKNYGANLEFITDKSSEGAQFVTGFGGIGALLRYKVNFEQLVDESDDEFYDDDEFNEDYDFI, encoded by the coding sequence atgGAGACTGACGCTGAGAAAAACATTGAGATCTGGAAggtcaagaagttgatcaaGTCTTTGGAAAAGGCTAGAGGTAATGGTACCTCTATGATTTCCCTTGTTATTCCACCAAAGGGTCAAATCTCtatgattcaaaagatGTTGACAGATGAATATGGTACCGCATCTAACATTAAGTCAAGAGTTAACCGTTTATCTGTTCTTTCGGCTATCACATCCACCCAACAAAAGCTTAAGCTATATACTAAGATTCCTCCTAATGGTTTGGTGCTATACTGTGGTGATATGATCACAGAGGAAGgtaaggaaaagaaggttacATTTGATATAGAACCATACAAGCCAATTAACACCTCTTTGTACTTGTGTGACAACAAGTTCCACACTGAAGTTCTATCCGAATTATTGGAAGCCGATGACAAGTTCGGTTTCATTGTTATGGATGGTCAAGGTGCCCTATTTGGTCTTTTGACTGGTAATACCAGAACTGTTTTGCATAAATTCACTGTCGATTTGCCAAAGAAGCATGGTAGAGGTGGTCAATCTGCTGTCCGTTTCGCCCGTttaagagaagaaaaaagacatAACTACGTTAGAAAGGTTGCTGAAGTTGCTGTGCAGAACTTCATCACCAATGATAAAGTTAACGTTAAGGGTTTGATCTTGGCTGGTTCTGCTGATTTCAAGACTGACTTGGCTAGATCCGAATTGTTTGATCAAAGATTGGTAGCAAAGATTGTTAAAATTGTGGATATCTCATACGGTGGTGAAAATGGTTTCAACCAAGCTATCGAATTATCAGCAGAAGCCTTGGCTAATGTGAAATTCATTCaggaaaagaaattgaTCACTGATTACTTCGACCAAATCTCTCAAGATACTGGTAAATACTGTTACGGTATTGACGATACCCTAAAGGCATTGGACTTGGGTGCCGTTGAGACCCTAATTGtctttgaaaacttggaaaCTATCAGATACGTATTCAAAGACTCCGAAGATAAAGAAGTACTAAAATTCGTTGAACCAAACACAGAAGACAAATCATACTCGCTGGATAAAACTACTGGCGCTGAAATGGATCTAGTTTCTGAACAACCTCTCATTGAATGGCTAGCAGAAAATTACAAGAATTATGGTGCTAACTTAGAATTCATCACAGATAAATCTTCTGAAGGTGCTCAATTCGTTACCGGGTTTGGTGGTATTGGTGCCCTACTTCGTTATAAGGTCAACTTTGAACAATTAGTTGATGAAtctgatgatgaattttatgatgacgatgaatTCAATGAGGATTATGACTTTATTTAG
- the BMT2 gene encoding 25S rRNA (adenine2142-N1)-methyltransferase, with protein MLSRRKRTITGKPVIPSVPKIKPVKARRIIRRFHLLIQKRRIICQKLRCKIVDNDEEANVNYIQKFFEKNISLRESYTSGKESSHPNSELEKLLISVQSVDDRNELCRVFGYICAEIQEHGGLQNYQMASTVGQDANRGGDSSKQLVSWCEELSLDKSVGMTALELGSLSAKNYISTSGIFNPVVRIDLNSNDPVNIKKQDFMDMEIPKNESQRFDLISCSLVLNFVPTPIQRGQMICRFQEFLKHDKRTYLFIVLPLPCITNSRYMNRNRFCQMMEYLGYSEVRYREAKKLVYWLFDRDPSKKSKGTKEIAQFTKKTKIEDKPGMNNFAITLMAK; from the coding sequence ATGCTTTCtcgaagaaagagaacTATTACTGGAAAGCCTGTCATACCAAGTGTTCCGAAGATCAAGCCAGTGAAAGCCAGGAGAATCATCCGAAGATTTCATTTATTAATTCAAAAACGCAGAATTATATGTCAAAAACTGCGATGCAAAATAGTAGATAATGACGAGGAAGCCAATGTCAATTATATTCAGAAATTTTTTGAGAAGAATATATCGCTACGTGAAAGCTACACTTCTGGAAAGGAAAGCTCCCACCCGAATAGTGAGTTAGAAAAGCTTCTAATAAGTGTTCAAAGTGTTGATGACCGTAATGAACTCTGTAGAGTCTTTGGGTATATTTGCGCAGAGATTCAAGAACATGGCGGTTTACAGAACTACCAAATGGCTAGTACCGTTGGACAAGATGCTAATAGAGGAGGGGATTCTTCGAAGCAGTTAGTTAGTTGGTGTGAAGAGCTTTCTTTAGATAAATCGGTGGGTATGACTGCATTAGAATTAGGCTCTCTTAGTGcaaaaaattatatttCGACATCTGGCATTTTCAATCCTGTTGTGCGAATAGATCTAAACTCTAACGACCCTGTTAATATCAAAAAGCAAGATTTTATGGATATGGAAATTCCGAAAAATGAGTCCCAGAGATTTGATCTGATTTCATGTTCTTTAGTTCTCAATTTCGTGCCAACACCCATTCAACGGGGCCAAATGATCTGTCgatttcaagaattttTGAAGCATGATAAGAGAACTTACCTTTTCATTGTTCTTCCTCTCCCATGCATAACAAATTCCCGTTATATGAACCGCAATAGATTCTGTCAAATGATGGAATACCTCGGGTATTCGGAAGTTAGGTACAGAGAAGCGAAGAAACTTGTATATTGGCTCTTTGATAGAGATCCTTCTAAAAAATCCAAAGGTACTAAAGAAATTGCCCAGtttacaaagaaaacaaagattgAAGATAAGCCTGGTATGAATAACTTTGCCATAACATTAATGGCCAAGTAG
- the SWS2 gene encoding mitochondrial 37S ribosomal protein uS13m, with protein MVVHILGKGFKGKEVIKIALASKFYGIGEKTAERICSKLGFYPWMRMHQLTEPQVMAITSELSNMTIEGDARAVVKENIALKRKIGSYEGMRHALGLPVRGQRTRNNAKIAKRLNKVDRRGYHTQASPSILDQVQAL; from the coding sequence atgGTGGTCCATATTTTAGGGAAAGGTTTCAAGGGAAAAGAAGTGATTAAGATTGCACTAGCATCAAAATTCTATGGTATTGGTGAGAAGACCGCTGAGAGAATCTGTTCAAAGCTAGGATTCTACCCTTGGATGAGAATGCACCAACTCACGGAACCACAAGTTATGGCTATAACAAGTGAGTTATCAAATATGACAATTGAAGGTGATGCTCGTGCTGTGGTGAAGGAAAACATCGcattgaagagaaagattGGATCGTATGAAGGTATGAGACATGCACTAGGTTTGCCAGTTCGTGGTCAACGTACCAGAAACAACGCTAAGATTGCTAAAAGGTTAAACAAGGTCGACAGAAGAGGATATCATACACAAGCAAGTCCAAGCATACTAGATCAAGTACAGGCTTtataa
- the PMS1 gene encoding ATP-binding mismatch repair protein codes for MGIQSLDTTDIHKITSGQVIIDLRSAVKELIENSLDAKADKIDIVFKNYGIESIECTDNGTGISESDLDNIGLKHRTSKISSFEDVSKVTSFGFRGEAIASLCQMGNVSITTTTKGPKAYKVVITHGGKRTKTVCSRNTGTTITVSNLFDTLPVRKKDFVKNHKRQFSRSVELIQSYALIQTNVKISVSNILPSGRKTAVLSSTGKSDLKRNLLSIFGSNAIKGLENISLELSVSNIRHNSILPESFQNEDMGDEIKIQVTGMISMISFGCGRATKDRQYIYINGRPVEYPKVAKTVNEMYQSFNNIQYPTFVLNFIIDPKFLDLNITPDKRTVVLHYEEYVLDAFKEELNIFFQKQGFVVPKSDNNSTRITNNKRIKLESLSQDIPNDDENTNNHSTKVRRIIKEEEYEITPFKENSIPPLIDEEEKTEAQEIKKKKWQPESDALDDDVRVEPDSMDVDVKFEEPKKSSTCSSPILAPSMDVNAEETSLSDTNTHVVKEQTPHFPPEADTQPTEMDKSSEISITDEVDLSISEVLPSKSVKIGQSKLDSFLHRRSSVVSIEEPVLDIDEVVVNIDNNITTIPASQDGSNALVFHPQHVNDHNCSHTHHSTPDSSLSDNDHFEEDRSSQSMEDRDGSAQSLKFNLPEGIKNEIVSPMAQEIHNLFTTFHISLKTEVQRAKQVVNCIEMDRAIKHERLVNEIASIEDKEKAEDLLSLTVSKSDFKNMNIVGQFNLGFIIVTRCKKDSFDLFIIDQHASDEKYNFESLQKNTVFRSQSLLAPKTLELSVIDELLVMEYENVFSKNGFKLQIDPEEDPGKRVKLVKFPVSKNTTFTEYDFHELIQLIREHEGHNMSAIRCSKVRSMFAMRACRSSIMIGKPLSHRTMKKVVSNLGELDKPWNCPHGRPTLRHLMELKDWDSFYDDYMI; via the coding sequence ATGGGAATCCAATCCTTGGATACCACAGATATTCATAAAATCACATCTGGACAAGTGATTATTGATTTGCGTAGTGCagtaaaagaattgatAGAGAATAGTCTGGACGCGAAAGCTGACAAGATTGACATTGTATTCAAAAATTACGGCATAGAATCTATAGAGTGTACGGACAATGGAACTGGAATTTCTGAATCAGATTTAGATAATATTGGTCTAAAACATCGTACTTCAAAAATTTCTAGCTTTGAGGATGTTTCTAAAGTGACATCGTTTGGTTTTAGAGGAGAAGCCATAGCTTCGTTATGCCAAATGGGTAATGTCTCCATAACTACCACTACAAAGGGTCCTAAAGCTTACAAAGTGGTTATTACGCATGGAGGCAAACGTACAAAGACTGTATGCTCAAGGAATACAGGAACAACTATCACGGTATCGAACCTCTTCGATACGTTACCTGTACGAAAGAAAGACTTTGTTAAGAACCATAAAAGGCAATTCAGTAGGAGTGTTGAATTGATTCAAAGTTATGCTTTAATTCAAACAAATGTTAAGATTTCGGTAAGTAATATTCTTCCATCTGGGCGCAAAACTGCAGTATTGTCATCCACTGGGAAGTCTGATTTAAAAAGGAACCTTCTTTCTATATTTGGTTCAAATGCTATAAAGGGGctagaaaatatatcacTAGAACTCTCTGTGTCAAATATCAGACATAATTCAATACTTCCGGAAAGCTTCCAAAATGAAGATATGGGagatgaaataaaaattcAGGTAACAGGTATGATATCCATGATATCTTTTGGGTGCGGAAGGGCAACTAAAGATCGACaatatatctatatcaATGGAAGACCGGTTGAATATCCTAAAGTTGCGAAAACAGTTAACGAAATGTACCAAAGCTTTAACAATATCCAATATCCAACCTTCGTCTTAAATTTCATAATTGATCCTAAGTTTTTAGATCTAAACATCACTCCAGACAAAAGAACAGTAGTTTTGCATTACGAAGAGTACGTTTTAGACGCATTTAAAGAGGAattaaatatattcttccaaaaacaAGGTTTTGTGGTTCCTAAATCTGACAATAATTCAACACGAATCACGAATAACAAACGTATCAAACTTGAGTCTCTTTCACAGGACATCccaaatgatgatgaaaatacCAATAATCATTCGACGAAAGTTAGAAGAATAATAAAGGAGGAGGAATATGAAATAACCccattcaaagaaaacagcATACCGCCTTTGATCGACGAAGAGGAAAAGACCGAAGCgcaagaaatcaaaaagaaaaaatggcaACCTGAAAGTGATGCGCTGGATGACGATGTACGAGTTGAACCTGATTCTATGGATGTGGATGTAAAATTCGAAGAACCGAAAAAGAGCTCAACATGCTCTTCTCCAATTCTTGCACCTTCAATGGACGTTAACGCGGAAGAAACATCTTTATCAGATACTAACACTCATGTGGTTAAGGAACAAACTCCACATTTTCCACCGGAAGCTGATACTCAACCCACTGAAATGGATAAATCATCTGAAATCAGTATTACCGATGAAGTTGATCTATCTATAAGTGAAGTCCTTCCCTCAAAATCTGTGAAAATAGGCCAATCTAAATTggattcttttcttcatcggCGGTCTTCTGTAGTTTCTATTGAAGAACCTGTTCTAGATATCGACGAAGTTGTAGTAAAcattgataataatataacaACGATACCTGCTTCACAAGATGGAAGTAACGCTTTGGTATTTCATCCCCAACATGTAAACGATCACAATTGCAGTCATACCCATCATAGTACTCCGGACTCATCATTATCGGATAATGACCATTTTGAGGAAGACAGAAGCAGCCAATCTATGGAAGATAGAGATGGTTCTGCCCAATCGTTAAAGTTCAATTTACCAGAGGGtatcaaaaatgaaatagtCTCTCCAATGGCACAAGAAATCCATAACCTATTTACAACATTCCATATTTCATTGAAGACGGAAGTGCAAAGGGCCAAGCAAGTGGTAAATTGCATAGAAATGGATAGAGCCATCAAACATGAGAGATTAGTCAATGAAATAGCGTCGattgaagataaagaaaaagccGAAGATTTATTAAGTTTAACAGTTTCAAAAAGCGATTTTaagaatatgaatattGTTGGACAGTTCAATCTTGggtttattattgttacAAGGTGTAAAAAAGATTCGTTTGATCTCTTTATCATTGACCAGCATGCAAGTGATGAAAAGTATAATTTTGAATCATTACAAAAGAATACTGTGTTCAGATCCCAATCATTGCTAGCTCCAAAGACCTTAGAATTAAGTGTTATTGATGAATTATTAGTCATGGAGTATGAAAAtgtcttttcaaagaatggATTTAAACTTCAGATTGAtcctgaagaagatccaggaaaaagagtaaaaCTTGTCAAATTTCCCGTGTCAAAAAATACCACATTCACTGAATATGACTTTCATGAATTAATTCAACTTATTAGAGAACATGAAGGACACAATATGTCAGCAATTAGATGCTCTAAAGTACGCTCCATGTTTGCTATGAGAGCTTGTAGAAGCAGTATCATGATTGGTAAACCTTTGAGCCATagaacaatgaaaaaagtAGTGAGTAATTTAGGTGAATTGGATAAACCTTGGAATTGTCCTCATGGGCGACCAACTTTACGCCATCTAATGGAACTCAAAGATTGGGACTCTTTCTATGATGATTATATGATATAA
- the ATG19 gene encoding Atg19p (cd02340, Zinc finger, ZZ type) produces the protein MPSQSKQFEIVQEDDLGSGDFGVLLQYDNKGQYIKVTPNRNLSKSTFIVACKTIFNIDKVFDQCTVVTRLTKKGAPFIIHSGGDMVTFCDALLKARRLTVTLIPAEKIETNVQLENEVKDPFMQDEWKNLKESLRRIEANLEGKIKNFEVPFSEVVHEGVLCDGCQINDANRIINTDTTDCNGFIRGPRFTCLYCHDYDLCYKCESSGFTSDTHKVYHNMIRSNSYDPKLTRFVLAYHRAGEMDINFPLVSKYSVSDTPPKKELSEIKVEGFYGTNDSTSEKPTVSESDPSSESSAPADATTNTDQEFKDVIIEVGQHNKPMFDFFSKIQSEEELSSLMQDAVSWRIAKQWYGEDIYEKLEKYETMMKEKVQQEQADSDAVIDEDSLGNDQKNRSLRVEMSQKGHLLTFKLFNDGDETIPNGLKLVFQCEQRDRVSTPIKCNLQMGPNELQPGNYKILNFNYRGTLEEFSFDCPCKIDLIDVRDQIVYTSEECASPGSSVFYLKPPTCEMYRRASYRDVPCNEEYEGRDGQYEEPNAFHSDTDVISTSFTEQEDNGEEAVFVDSLSEDYDLLSDSDIEQV, from the coding sequence ATGCCCTCTCAAAGCAaacaatttgaaattgtGCAAGAAGATGACCTTGGGTCAGGCGATTTCGGGGTATTGTTGCAATATGATAACAAGGGGCAATACATAAAGGTGACACCTAACCGTAATCTCAGTAAGTCTACTTTTATCGTCGCATGCAAAACTATCTTCAATATAGACAAAGTGTTTGATCAATGTACCGTAGTTACCAGGTTGACTAAGAAAGGTGCACCTTTTATTATTCACAGCGGCGGTGATATGGTGACTTTTTGCGATGCATTGTTAAAAGCGCGTCGATTGACTGTTACTTTGATTCCTGCTGAGAAGATTGAAACGAATGTCCAGTTAGAAAATGAAGTCAAGGATCCCTTTATGCAGGATGAATGGaaaaacttgaaagaaTCTTTGAGAAGAATCGAAGCAAATCTTGAAGGTAAGATCAAGAACTTTGAGGTTCCATTTTCAGAGGTCGTTCATGAAGGTGTCTTATGTGATGGTTGTCAGATTAACGATGCTAATCGCATTATTAATACCGATACCACAGATTGTAACGGTTTCATCAGAGGGCCTAGATTCACTTGTTTGTACTGCCATGATTATGATTTATGTTACAAGTGCGAAAGTAGCGGGTTTACTTCGGACACTCATAAAGTCTATCACAATATGATAAGATCGAATAGTTATGACCCTAAGCTCACAAGATTTGTGCTAGCATATCATAGAGCTGGTGAGATGGACATAAACTTCCCGTTGGTATCGAAATATAGTGTCTCAGACACCCCTCCAAAGAAGGAGCTATCAGAAATCAAAGTTGAAGGGTTTTATGGAACCAATGATAGCACATCAGAGAAGCCTACAGTTTCGGAGTCAGACCCTAGCTCAGAATCAAGTGCACCTGCCGATGCTACGACTAACACAGACCAAGAGTTTAAGGACGTAATTATTGAGGTTGGTCAACACAATAAGCCAATGttcgatttcttctctaaGATCcaatctgaagaagaattgagcAGTCTCATGCAGGATGCTGTCAGCTGGAGGATTGCCAAACAATGGTACGGAGAGGATATCTACGAAAAACTAGAAAAATACGAAACTATGATGAAGGAGAAGGTGCAACAGGAGCAGGCAGATTCTGATGCAGTAATTGACGAGGATTCTTTGGGGAACGATCAGAAAAATCGATCTTTACGCGTAGAGATGTCCCAAAAAGGCCATTTACTAACATTTAAGCTCTTCAACGATGGGGATGAAACTATTCCAAATGGCTTGAAGTTAGTTTTCCAATGTGAACAAAGGGATCGTGTATCGACCCCAATTAAATGCAACTTACAAATGGGACCTAATGAACTACAGCCAGGAAACTACaaaatcttgaatttcAATTACCGTGGCACTCTTGAAGAGTTTAGCTTCGACTGTCCATGTAAGATTGATTTGATCGACGTTAGGGACCAAATTGTCTACACAAGTGAAGAATGCGCTTCACCCGGGTCATCGGTGTTCTATCTAAAGCCCCCAACGTGTGAAATGTATAGGCGGGCCAGTTACAGAGACGTTCCTTGCAATGAGGAGTATGAAGGTCGTGACGGACAATATGAGGAACCAAACGCTTTCCACTCTGACACTGACGTTATATCTACATCATTTACGGAGCAAGAAGACAACGGTGAAGAAGCGGTATTTGTGGATTCACTCTCAGAAGATTATGACTTGCTCAGTGATTCGGACATTGAACAAgtataa
- the REV7 gene encoding Rev7p: MKFVQKWLPVYIKAWIQLIWYHRDIYPRETFQWTKYHAFNLPNHIPVNIHPDLQQYLDDLCDDLLDKIKQVHYLNLYICECDDETNIIERYCLDFGDVNHLDKMEGVINQEDIVFDEFRSSLYSLLAYLEKLPLLRPGKYTFDIVIETVEMSLGHVSNENMNRTKESIAALERDWNWVKYRDSSKDFSGGTETQQQRVKMYSLNGCDLNSLVFHQFAERVIENNPDISASIE, from the coding sequence ATGAAGtttgttcaaaaatggCTTCCAGTCTATATCAAGGCTTGGATTCAGTTGATATGGTATCATAGAGACATTTATCCAAGGGAAACCTTTCAATGGACAAAGTACCATGCGTTTAATCTACCAAACCATATACCTGTGAACATTCATCCTGATCTACAACAGTATCTAGATGATTTATGTGATGATTTACTTGATAAAATTAAGCAGGTACATTACCTAAACTTGTACATATGCGAATGTGATGATGAGACTAATATTATCGAGAGATACTGCTTAGACTTCGGAGATGTGAACCATCTGGATAAGATGGAGGGTGTAAtaaatcaagaagatattgtatttgatgaatttaGATCTTCTCTATATTCACTTCTAGCTTACTTAGAGAAGCTTCCTTTACTAAGGCCTGGAAAATATACTTTTGATATTGTCATCGAAACTGTTGAGATGAGCTTGGGCCATGTTTCGAATGAAAATATGAATCGTACAAAAGAAAGCATTGCAGCACTGGAGAGAGATTGGAATTGGGTGAAATATAGGGACTCTTCCAAAGATTTCAGTGGCGGTACTGAAACGCAGCAGCAAAGAGTTAAAATGTACTCATTGAATGGATGTGACTTGAATTCTCTTGTATTTCACCAATTCGCGGAACGAGTTATTGAAAACAATCCTGACATATCAGCATCGATAGAATGA